Proteins encoded within one genomic window of Guyparkeria hydrothermalis:
- a CDS encoding glycosyltransferase family 2 protein, whose amino-acid sequence MADGLVHFLASLSLAEWFLFFWPFFFFDFVRYTLLDLVLIPAFLLRRFRERGARAAARTRLYRQLPLVSVIVPGKNEGPHLEKLARSLLEQTYRNIELIVVDDGSDDQTPAIGRRLEAQGLVDLFIRNEVRGGKASAANTALRYAQGEFVVHVDADSHLKNDSIEKIILPFMMDADIGAVGGDVRVANSSASLATRAQAIEYMKSISTGRTVSALLGILRIVAGAHGAFRKDVLDRLGGWDVGPGLDGDLTVKIRKLGLKVTHEPYAVCYTNVPVTFRRLAKQRFRWDRSLIRFRLRKHRDVFRPDANFQLTNFFSFLENTFFNVLLNIRWWVYVTQILIMGHDVIEYILLTNYLLYLVVNFLQFGMSIFLYGNGLRKAELALTPYLFLMPPYMGIFLRVVRTYAYVMEALHRVSYRDQWNPWKVSSISRREDDE is encoded by the coding sequence ATGGCTGACGGCCTGGTTCATTTCCTGGCTTCACTGAGCCTGGCCGAATGGTTCCTCTTCTTCTGGCCATTTTTCTTCTTCGATTTCGTTCGCTACACCCTGCTCGATCTCGTTTTGATACCCGCCTTTCTGCTGCGCCGATTCCGGGAAAGAGGCGCACGGGCTGCGGCAAGAACGCGCCTGTATCGTCAGCTCCCCCTCGTTTCCGTCATCGTGCCCGGCAAGAACGAGGGCCCGCATTTGGAGAAACTGGCGCGCTCTCTCTTGGAGCAGACCTATCGGAACATCGAACTGATAGTTGTCGACGACGGCTCCGACGACCAGACACCGGCAATCGGAAGACGGCTTGAGGCCCAGGGGCTGGTCGATCTGTTCATCCGTAACGAGGTCCGAGGCGGAAAGGCTTCCGCAGCAAACACGGCGCTTCGCTACGCCCAAGGGGAGTTCGTCGTGCATGTAGACGCCGACTCCCACCTGAAAAACGACTCGATAGAGAAGATCATTCTGCCGTTCATGATGGACGCCGACATCGGAGCGGTTGGCGGCGACGTGCGGGTCGCGAACTCAAGTGCCAGCCTCGCCACCCGTGCCCAGGCCATCGAGTACATGAAGTCGATCTCGACTGGCCGCACCGTCTCAGCCCTGCTGGGTATTCTTCGCATCGTTGCGGGGGCCCATGGGGCGTTCCGAAAGGACGTGCTCGATCGGCTTGGCGGATGGGACGTTGGGCCCGGGCTTGATGGCGACCTCACGGTCAAGATTCGAAAGCTTGGCCTGAAGGTGACCCACGAACCCTACGCCGTTTGTTACACCAACGTCCCCGTCACGTTCCGCCGGCTTGCCAAACAGCGATTCCGCTGGGATCGCTCGCTGATACGCTTCCGCCTACGCAAGCACCGCGACGTCTTCCGCCCGGACGCCAACTTTCAGCTGACCAACTTCTTTTCCTTTCTGGAAAACACGTTCTTCAACGTCCTGCTCAACATCCGATGGTGGGTCTATGTCACTCAGATACTGATCATGGGCCATGACGTGATCGAGTACATCCTGCTGACGAATTACCTGCTGTACCTGGTGGTCAATTTCCTCCAGTTCGGCATGAGCATATTTCTGTACGGAAACGGCCTGAGAAAGGCGGAGCTTGCCCTTACCCCCTATCTGTTCCTGATGCCGCCCTACATGGGCATCTTTCTGCGAGTCGTACGAACCTACGCCTATGTCATGGAGGCACTGCACCGCGTGTCCTACCGCGACCAATGGAACCCGTGGAAAGTCTCGTCGATCAGCCGCCGGGAAGACGACGAATAG
- a CDS encoding DsrE family protein has protein sequence MTTSMLLAGTPAWFARRLGRMLVRVLAPALLAMTMAAPAQADDTQRVVYHVDFADPTRYSATLTSINNLINDAEQQLLPWDVHLVLVGYGIRFATDDPLEGTPYAADEALNERRDELKGRLQTLIEIRDVKVHLCDFTRQEINLSKDKLYEGIGLVNSGVAKIAELQREGYAYLKIQ, from the coding sequence ATGACCACGTCGATGCTGTTGGCGGGCACGCCCGCCTGGTTCGCCCGCCGCCTTGGCCGGATGCTGGTGCGAGTGCTCGCGCCCGCGCTGCTGGCCATGACGATGGCTGCGCCCGCGCAGGCCGATGACACCCAGCGTGTCGTCTACCACGTCGATTTCGCTGACCCGACCCGCTATTCGGCCACGCTCACCTCGATCAACAACCTGATCAATGATGCCGAGCAGCAGCTCCTGCCCTGGGACGTGCACCTGGTGCTGGTTGGCTACGGCATTCGCTTCGCCACCGACGATCCGCTCGAGGGAACGCCTTACGCTGCCGACGAGGCGCTCAACGAACGCCGCGACGAGCTCAAGGGGCGGCTGCAGACACTGATCGAGATCCGCGACGTCAAGGTGCACCTCTGCGACTTCACGCGACAGGAGATCAACCTGTCCAAGGACAAGCTCTACGAGGGCATCGGCCTAGTCAACTCGGGCGTAGCCAAGATCGCCGAGCTGCAGCGAGAAGGCTACGCGTATCTGAAGATCCAGTAG
- the ppx gene encoding exopolyphosphatase → MQDGDVIASVDLGSNSFHMLVARVEAGQLQVIDKMKEMVRLAGGLDEHGYLSQESIERGLDCMRRFGQRLAGMRRGQVRIVGTNTLRAAKNGSTFIRRAQRAIGHPIEIIGGREEARLVYLGVAHSDVPVEGRRLVVDIGGGSTELIIGEKFEPVRMESAPIGCVRLTTDYFSDGKYNKTELLKAERRAELELMSYQRAYRKLGWERAVGSSGTARSLAAVAEANGWGDGSLTLKGLDAIRDAVLKAGKLGKLSLDGLSDDRKPVFVGGLVAMRAVFEALGIERMDISDGALREGLIYDWVERQGYDDIRDVTVSRLQRMFNVDVTHADRVAQTADTLWRQVEPVWGATGDEASEALPLLAWLDVAARLHEVGLAISHSGYHHHGAYVLQHADMPGLTRLAQSAVSALVHAHRRKFKQSRFEPLDEDRRPLIMRMAVILRLAVLFHRDRGESILPAALDLTAEGDRLTLGFADDWLQKHPLTAADLEREQAYIANCGFELQFS, encoded by the coding sequence ATGCAGGACGGAGATGTCATCGCCTCGGTAGACCTAGGGTCCAACAGTTTTCACATGCTGGTCGCCCGGGTCGAGGCCGGACAGTTGCAGGTCATCGACAAGATGAAGGAGATGGTCCGTCTGGCGGGCGGTCTCGACGAGCACGGTTATCTTTCGCAGGAGTCGATCGAGCGCGGGTTGGACTGCATGCGTCGCTTCGGTCAGCGGCTGGCGGGCATGCGCCGCGGGCAGGTGCGGATCGTGGGGACGAACACGCTGCGTGCGGCGAAGAACGGCTCCACCTTCATTCGCCGTGCCCAGCGGGCGATTGGTCATCCGATCGAGATCATCGGCGGTCGCGAGGAGGCGCGCCTGGTCTATCTGGGCGTGGCGCACAGCGATGTGCCGGTCGAGGGGCGCCGGCTAGTAGTGGATATCGGTGGTGGCTCGACCGAGCTGATTATCGGCGAGAAGTTCGAGCCGGTGCGCATGGAAAGCGCGCCGATCGGTTGCGTGCGGCTGACCACCGATTATTTCAGCGACGGCAAGTACAACAAGACCGAGTTGCTCAAGGCCGAGCGCCGCGCCGAGCTCGAGCTGATGAGCTACCAGCGTGCCTACCGGAAGCTGGGTTGGGAGCGGGCCGTGGGAAGCAGTGGCACGGCGCGTTCGCTGGCCGCGGTGGCCGAGGCCAACGGCTGGGGCGACGGCAGTCTTACTCTCAAGGGGCTCGATGCCATCCGGGATGCGGTGCTCAAGGCGGGCAAGTTGGGCAAGCTGTCGCTCGATGGCCTGTCGGACGACCGCAAGCCGGTATTCGTCGGCGGGCTGGTGGCCATGCGGGCCGTGTTCGAAGCGCTCGGCATCGAGCGTATGGATATTTCCGACGGGGCGCTGCGCGAGGGGCTGATCTACGACTGGGTCGAGCGCCAAGGATACGATGACATCCGCGACGTGACGGTCAGCCGGCTGCAGCGCATGTTCAACGTCGATGTGACCCATGCTGACCGCGTGGCGCAGACGGCCGATACCCTGTGGCGACAGGTGGAGCCTGTCTGGGGAGCGACCGGCGACGAGGCCAGCGAGGCACTGCCGCTGTTGGCGTGGCTGGACGTTGCCGCGCGGTTGCACGAGGTGGGACTCGCGATCTCCCACTCCGGTTACCACCATCACGGCGCCTATGTGTTGCAACACGCCGACATGCCGGGGCTGACGCGATTGGCGCAGTCAGCCGTGTCCGCGCTGGTGCACGCTCATCGTCGCAAGTTCAAGCAGTCGCGTTTCGAGCCGCTGGACGAGGATCGCCGGCCGTTGATCATGCGCATGGCCGTGATCCTGCGGCTGGCGGTGTTGTTTCACCGCGATCGTGGCGAAAGCATTCTGCCCGCCGCGCTCGATCTCACGGCCGAGGGTGACCGGCTGACGCTCGGTTTCGCCGACGACTGGCTGCAGAAACATCCTCTGACCGCCGCGGATCTCGAACGCGAGCAGGCCTACATCGCCAACTGCGGTTTCGAGCTGCAGTTCTCGTAG
- a CDS encoding ShlB/FhaC/HecB family hemolysin secretion/activation protein: MESSRSRRGGLGRRMAWIAIPLAGACSPPALAQAINPTDESLRQLERQQDLRERLEADPDVRLQRETRPAPRLPPQETPCVDIDAIQLPTGARPVFVRVLERALVNVGWHHPGRCLGKRGIGAIVRELQQQLIDAGLVTSRASAPPQDLGDGQLTLSILPGRVGTIRPSNTSGERARPKPAFPIRGSELLNLRDIEQGLENLERLDSVTANIAIEPGREDGESDIVVDWQQNFPLRVSLSIDDSGSDQTGRFLGTATLFGDHLFGFNGLFYASLTRDLGLAERDRPGSSDSYTLHYSVPFGHWRFGATASRFSYFQTIAGRHRDYRYSGTGERREIAISRVVHRSGADRTRLKATGWLQTYSNAIDQTRISVQDRRMAGYSVGIEHRHFLGRNTVNLALNHRWGTGMLGAQPAPEEAFGEGTARPHITTFAARLEAPFTLGDQPLRYRGRIAGQFNHTRLIPQDRFAIGSRHSVRGFGGELLLSGERGVFWRNELHLELPGPLHPYVAMDAGRVGGPSADDLPGKHLVGAAFGLQWRWKNTWIDAWAARAMDRPAAYPDPGLQAGFQAGIHF; this comes from the coding sequence GTGGAATCTTCCCGAAGCCGTCGAGGCGGCCTCGGCCGGCGCATGGCATGGATTGCCATTCCGCTGGCCGGGGCGTGCTCGCCGCCTGCCCTCGCGCAGGCGATCAATCCGACCGACGAGTCGCTCCGCCAACTGGAGCGCCAGCAGGACCTGCGCGAGCGGCTCGAAGCCGATCCGGACGTGCGCCTGCAGCGCGAAACCCGTCCGGCACCCCGGCTCCCCCCGCAGGAAACACCCTGCGTCGATATCGACGCGATCCAATTGCCCACAGGGGCCCGCCCCGTATTCGTGCGCGTCCTTGAACGCGCCCTGGTCAATGTGGGCTGGCACCACCCTGGGCGCTGCCTGGGCAAGCGGGGCATTGGGGCGATCGTGCGCGAGCTCCAACAGCAACTGATCGACGCCGGCCTGGTCACTAGCCGCGCCAGTGCTCCTCCGCAGGACCTGGGCGACGGCCAACTGACGCTGAGCATCCTGCCCGGCCGGGTCGGCACGATTCGCCCAAGCAACACCTCCGGTGAGCGCGCCCGGCCCAAGCCCGCCTTCCCCATTCGTGGCAGCGAACTGCTCAACCTTCGTGATATCGAGCAGGGACTGGAAAACCTGGAACGGTTGGACAGCGTCACGGCCAACATCGCCATCGAGCCCGGCCGGGAGGACGGCGAGAGCGATATCGTGGTCGACTGGCAGCAGAATTTTCCCTTGCGCGTCTCGCTATCGATCGACGACTCGGGCAGCGACCAGACCGGCCGGTTTCTCGGCACGGCAACGCTATTCGGCGATCACCTGTTCGGCTTCAACGGCCTGTTTTACGCAAGCCTCACGCGTGACCTGGGCCTGGCCGAGCGAGATCGTCCGGGCAGCTCAGACTCATACACCCTTCACTACTCGGTGCCGTTCGGTCACTGGCGCTTCGGCGCGACCGCCAGCCGCTTTTCCTATTTCCAGACGATCGCGGGCCGCCACCGCGACTACCGCTACAGCGGCACGGGCGAACGGCGCGAAATCGCGATTTCCCGCGTAGTGCACCGCTCCGGTGCCGATCGTACGCGTCTGAAGGCAACGGGTTGGCTGCAGACCTATTCCAATGCCATCGACCAGACCCGCATCAGCGTGCAGGACCGGCGCATGGCCGGCTATTCGGTCGGCATCGAGCATCGTCACTTCCTCGGTCGCAACACCGTGAACCTTGCGCTGAATCACCGTTGGGGCACCGGCATGCTTGGCGCCCAACCGGCGCCCGAAGAGGCATTCGGCGAAGGCACCGCCCGGCCACATATCACGACGTTCGCCGCCCGGCTGGAGGCGCCGTTCACGCTGGGCGATCAACCCCTGCGCTATCGCGGCCGAATCGCCGGCCAGTTCAATCACACCCGCCTGATCCCGCAGGACCGCTTCGCCATCGGCAGCCGCCATTCGGTGCGCGGCTTCGGCGGGGAGCTGTTGCTCAGCGGGGAACGCGGCGTGTTCTGGCGCAACGAACTGCACCTCGAACTACCCGGACCATTGCATCCTTACGTCGCCATGGACGCGGGCCGTGTCGGCGGACCCTCGGCAGACGATCTGCCCGGAAAGCATCTGGTCGGGGCGGCCTTCGGCCTGCAGTGGCGCTGGAAAAACACCTGGATCGACGCCTGGGCGGCACGGGCCATGGACCGGCCGGCCGCCTACCCAGACCCAGGTCTTCAGGCCGGCTTCCAGGCCGGCATCCATTTCTGA